A region from the Tahibacter amnicola genome encodes:
- a CDS encoding Hsp20/alpha crystallin family protein, giving the protein MSVSRYQPWAIPSNFQEEIKQVFERLFTGNDEADQSNVVTSQWTPRVDIKEEDKRFVIFADIPGVDPNDIEISMDKGILSIKGERRAETREPNGKLTRVERSHGVFYRRFALPDSADPEGITASGKNGVLEIAIPKRPETSPRRISISAH; this is encoded by the coding sequence ATGAGCGTTTCGCGCTACCAGCCGTGGGCGATCCCTTCCAACTTCCAGGAAGAGATCAAGCAGGTTTTCGAGCGGCTTTTCACCGGCAATGACGAAGCGGACCAGTCCAACGTGGTTACCAGCCAATGGACGCCGCGCGTGGATATCAAAGAAGAGGACAAGCGCTTCGTGATCTTCGCGGATATCCCCGGTGTTGATCCGAACGACATTGAAATCTCTATGGACAAGGGAATCCTGTCCATCAAGGGCGAACGCCGCGCGGAGACGCGCGAGCCCAATGGCAAGCTCACCCGCGTGGAGCGCTCACACGGCGTGTTCTACCGGCGTTTCGCATTGCCCGACAGCGCGGACCCCGAAGGCATTACCGCCAGCGGCAAGAACGGCGTGCTGGAGATTGCAATCCCCAAGCGCCCGGAAACCTCGCCGCGGCGGATCTCGATCTCGGCGCACTGA
- a CDS encoding DnaJ C-terminal domain-containing protein, translated as MQFKDYYDTLGVKPDASDGELKSAFRKLARKYHPDVSKEAGAEDKFKAVNEAYEALRDPEKRREYDALRARGYRPGEEFQPPPDFGGGFGQSSGEFSDFFESLFGRTGARAGRSGGPRRGRDLHAHAAIDLETAYTGGTQRLDLQGRKLDVKIPAGILPGQTIRLAGQGNPGANGGPAGDVLLEIGVRPHPQFVLDGRNITVTVRLAPWDAALGATVPVPTLAGPVDLKIPAGSDTGRKLRLKGRGMPGQEPGDQYVVLEVYAPAATTDRQRELYEALRSAYE; from the coding sequence ATGCAATTCAAGGATTACTACGACACCCTGGGCGTGAAGCCCGATGCCAGCGATGGGGAGCTCAAGAGCGCCTTTCGCAAGCTGGCGCGCAAATACCACCCGGACGTCAGCAAGGAGGCGGGTGCGGAAGACAAGTTCAAGGCCGTCAACGAGGCGTACGAAGCCTTGCGCGATCCGGAGAAGCGACGCGAGTACGACGCACTGCGTGCACGCGGTTACCGACCGGGCGAGGAGTTCCAGCCCCCGCCGGATTTCGGCGGCGGCTTCGGCCAGTCCAGCGGCGAATTCAGCGACTTCTTCGAGTCCCTGTTCGGCCGTACTGGCGCGCGTGCCGGACGCAGCGGTGGCCCGCGGCGCGGGCGGGATCTGCATGCGCACGCAGCCATTGACCTGGAAACAGCGTACACCGGCGGTACCCAGCGGCTGGATCTGCAGGGGCGCAAGCTGGACGTGAAGATCCCGGCGGGCATCCTGCCGGGCCAGACCATCCGGCTCGCGGGGCAGGGCAATCCCGGCGCCAACGGCGGGCCTGCCGGCGACGTGCTGTTGGAAATCGGCGTACGGCCTCATCCGCAGTTCGTACTCGACGGCCGCAACATCACCGTCACGGTGCGCCTGGCCCCCTGGGACGCGGCGCTGGGCGCCACCGTACCGGTGCCGACCCTGGCCGGGCCGGTCGACCTGAAGATTCCGGCCGGATCAGATACCGGCCGCAAGCTTCGCTTGAAGGGCCGCGGCATGCCGGGCCAGGAACCGGGCGACCAGTACGTCGTGCTGGAGGTCTACGCACCGGCGGCCACGACGGATCGCCAGCGCGAACTGTACGAAGCGCTGCGCAGCGCCTACGAGTAA
- the pilH gene encoding twitching motility response regulator PilH, with amino-acid sequence MARILIVDDSQSQLLGLKRIVEKMGHEIITAEDGAAGVEVAKREIPDLILMDVVMPNLNGFQATRTISREAKTSHIPIILVTTKDQETDKVWGMRQGAKAYVTKPINEAELVKTINELLPK; translated from the coding sequence ATGGCGCGAATCCTGATCGTTGACGATTCCCAGTCCCAGCTCCTGGGCCTCAAGCGTATCGTCGAGAAAATGGGCCACGAGATCATCACCGCCGAAGACGGTGCGGCCGGCGTGGAAGTCGCCAAGCGCGAAATCCCTGACCTCATCCTGATGGACGTGGTGATGCCGAATCTGAACGGCTTCCAGGCGACGCGCACGATTTCGCGTGAAGCCAAGACCAGCCATATCCCCATCATCCTGGTTACCACCAAGGACCAGGAAACCGACAAGGTCTGGGGTATGCGCCAGGGCGCAAAGGCCTATGTCACCAAGCCGATCAATGAGGCGGAGCTGGTGAAGACCATCAACGAACTCTTGCCGAAGTAA
- a CDS encoding YhdH/YhfP family quinone oxidoreductase — protein MDTFRAFRIRNDAKGYRAGIEHIAVDDLSPGEVVIKVAHSSVNYKDALAGTGKGKILRQFPLNGGIDVAGYVVASTDARYREGDAVLCTGCGLSENRDGGYAEYARLEAEWVIPLPPGLTLRESMILGTAGFTAALSLYRMEQNDQRPDMGPVVVTGATGGVGSLAIDILTRAGYEAHAITGKVEHFDYLIELGARQCIARQELFWGQRPLETSRWAGAIDNVGSEMLAGLTRVIHPYGNIASCGLAGGHDLATTVMPFIIRGVSLLGIASAGTARPIREKVWERLATDWKPAHLDRICTRETTLDELHDVFGTMLEGGSLGRTLVNVG, from the coding sequence ATGGACACGTTCCGCGCTTTTCGCATTCGAAACGACGCCAAGGGCTACCGCGCCGGTATCGAGCACATCGCCGTGGACGACCTGTCCCCGGGCGAGGTCGTGATCAAGGTCGCCCACTCCAGCGTCAACTACAAAGACGCACTCGCCGGCACGGGCAAGGGCAAGATCCTGCGCCAGTTTCCCCTGAACGGAGGCATCGACGTCGCGGGCTATGTCGTGGCGAGCACCGATGCGCGTTATCGCGAGGGCGACGCGGTGCTCTGCACCGGCTGTGGCCTTTCGGAGAACCGCGATGGCGGTTACGCCGAGTACGCACGGCTGGAAGCCGAGTGGGTGATCCCGCTGCCACCCGGCCTGACGCTGCGCGAAAGCATGATCCTGGGAACCGCGGGCTTTACCGCGGCGCTGTCGCTGTACCGGATGGAACAAAACGACCAGCGGCCGGACATGGGGCCGGTCGTGGTGACCGGCGCAACGGGCGGGGTCGGTTCCCTTGCCATCGATATCCTCACCCGGGCCGGTTACGAGGCGCACGCGATCACCGGCAAGGTCGAACATTTCGACTATCTGATCGAGCTGGGGGCACGCCAGTGCATCGCACGCCAGGAACTGTTCTGGGGCCAGCGTCCGCTGGAGACCAGCCGCTGGGCCGGCGCCATCGACAATGTCGGCAGCGAGATGCTGGCCGGGCTCACCCGGGTGATCCACCCCTACGGCAACATTGCCAGCTGCGGCCTGGCGGGCGGGCATGACCTGGCTACCACGGTGATGCCTTTCATCATCCGCGGCGTGAGCCTGCTCGGCATCGCGTCAGCCGGAACGGCCCGGCCGATCCGCGAAAAGGTGTGGGAACGTCTCGCTACGGACTGGAAACCGGCGCACCTGGATCGCATCTGCACGCGTGAAACCACCCTGGATGAACTCCACGACGTCTTCGGCACAATGCTCGAGGGCGGTTCACTCGGGCGCACGCTGGTCAATGTGGGCTAG
- the lpdA gene encoding dihydrolipoyl dehydrogenase, which yields MSQHFDVVVIGAGPAGYVAAIRAAQLGLKTACVDAYVGKDGKPALGGTCLNVGCIPSKALLDSSKQFHNLTHNFAVHGISASNPTIDVGAMIGRKDKIVKQFTGGITMLFKSNKVTPVAGFATLKPGRVVSVKAADGSVSELTATNVIIAAGSVPIELPFAKFDNKNIVDNAGALDFASTPKRLGVIGAGVIGLELGSVWKRLGAEVTIIEALPDFLAAADQDIAKAAAREFKKQGLDIRLGAKLSKAEVKGDEVHLAYTDAKGEQSLVVDKLLVAVGRRAGTQGLLAEGTGVQLDERGRVVVDDHCWTGVEGVWAIGDCVRGPMLAHKGSEEGIAVAELIAGKAGHVNLDTVPWVIYTEPEVAWVGKTEEQCKAEGIPYKTGSFPFAAVGRAVAMNETAGMVKVIAHAETDRLLGVHMVGACVSEMVHEAVVAMEFKGSAEDLARICHAHPTLSEAVHEAALAVDKRAIHKAN from the coding sequence ATGAGCCAACATTTTGATGTCGTTGTGATCGGCGCCGGCCCCGCCGGATACGTGGCCGCGATCCGCGCCGCCCAGCTCGGCCTGAAGACGGCCTGCGTCGACGCCTACGTCGGCAAGGATGGCAAGCCGGCGCTTGGCGGCACCTGCCTCAACGTAGGTTGCATTCCGTCCAAGGCGCTGCTCGATTCGTCCAAGCAGTTCCACAACCTGACGCACAACTTCGCCGTGCACGGCATCAGCGCGTCGAACCCGACCATCGACGTCGGCGCCATGATTGGCCGCAAAGACAAGATCGTGAAGCAGTTCACCGGCGGCATCACCATGCTGTTCAAGTCGAACAAGGTCACGCCGGTTGCCGGCTTTGCCACGCTCAAGCCGGGTCGCGTCGTCTCGGTGAAGGCGGCAGATGGCAGCGTCAGCGAGCTGACCGCCACCAACGTCATCATCGCCGCGGGCTCCGTGCCGATCGAGCTGCCGTTCGCGAAGTTCGACAACAAGAACATCGTCGATAACGCCGGCGCACTCGACTTCGCCAGCACGCCCAAGCGCCTGGGCGTCATCGGTGCGGGCGTGATCGGCCTGGAACTGGGCAGCGTGTGGAAGCGCCTGGGTGCCGAAGTCACCATCATCGAAGCGCTGCCGGATTTCCTCGCCGCCGCCGACCAGGATATCGCCAAGGCCGCCGCGCGCGAATTCAAGAAGCAGGGCCTGGACATCCGCCTGGGTGCCAAGCTGTCCAAGGCCGAGGTCAAGGGCGACGAAGTCCACCTCGCCTACACCGACGCCAAGGGCGAGCAGTCCCTGGTCGTCGACAAGCTGCTGGTGGCCGTCGGCCGCCGCGCCGGCACCCAGGGCCTTCTGGCCGAGGGCACCGGCGTGCAGCTGGATGAGCGCGGTCGCGTGGTCGTTGACGACCACTGCTGGACGGGCGTGGAAGGCGTCTGGGCGATCGGCGACTGCGTGCGCGGCCCGATGCTGGCGCACAAGGGTTCCGAAGAAGGCATCGCTGTCGCCGAGCTGATCGCCGGCAAAGCGGGCCATGTCAATCTCGACACGGTGCCGTGGGTCATCTACACGGAACCGGAAGTGGCCTGGGTCGGCAAGACGGAAGAGCAGTGCAAGGCCGAAGGTATTCCGTACAAGACGGGATCTTTCCCCTTTGCCGCCGTCGGCCGCGCCGTGGCGATGAACGAGACAGCCGGCATGGTGAAGGTGATCGCCCACGCCGAAACCGATCGACTGCTCGGCGTGCACATGGTGGGCGCCTGCGTCTCGGAAATGGTGCATGAAGCCGTGGTGGCCATGGAGTTCAAGGGTTCGGCCGAAGACCTCGCCCGCATCTGCCACGCTCATCCGACCCTGAGCGAAGCGGTGCACGAAGCGGCTCTCGCGGTCGACAAGCGCGCCATCCACAAGGCGAACTGA
- the odhB gene encoding 2-oxoglutarate dehydrogenase complex dihydrolipoyllysine-residue succinyltransferase yields the protein MAIEVKVPVLPESVSDATIATWHKKAGEAVKRDENLVDLETDKVVLEVPAPADGVLKEIRRQSGDTVNSQEIIAIIEEGAAAAPEAKPAAEAAAPAKAAAPAAAPAAAASDLSPAGRRVATENAIDPAQVAGTGRDSRVTKEDLVNFMRSGGAAAPAAKAPAAPAPAAKPTPGSRPEERVPMTRMRAKIAERLMQSKNSIAMLTSFNEINLGKVMAMRKELVEQFEKTHGIKLGFMSFFVKAACEALKRHPIINASVDGNDVIYHGYQDISVAVSTDKGLVTPVLRDAQHMSFAEVERQIAGYAKKAREGGLTLDDLAGGTFTITNGGTFGSLFSTPIVNPPQSAILGMHAIKDRAIVENGQVVAAPMMYVALSYDHRIIDGKDAVLFLVDIKNQLENPHKMLLGL from the coding sequence GACGAGAACCTGGTCGACCTGGAAACCGACAAGGTCGTGCTCGAGGTGCCGGCCCCGGCCGACGGCGTGCTGAAGGAAATTCGCCGCCAATCCGGCGACACGGTGAACAGCCAGGAAATCATCGCCATCATCGAGGAAGGCGCCGCTGCCGCTCCGGAAGCCAAGCCCGCCGCCGAAGCCGCCGCGCCAGCGAAGGCCGCCGCTCCCGCCGCCGCGCCGGCCGCCGCTGCCAGTGACCTCTCGCCGGCCGGCCGTCGTGTCGCCACCGAGAACGCGATCGATCCGGCCCAGGTTGCCGGTACGGGCCGCGACAGCCGCGTCACCAAGGAAGACCTGGTCAACTTCATGCGCTCCGGTGGCGCCGCCGCGCCGGCCGCCAAGGCCCCGGCAGCACCCGCTCCGGCCGCAAAGCCGACGCCGGGATCGCGCCCGGAAGAGCGCGTGCCGATGACCCGCATGCGCGCGAAGATCGCCGAGCGCCTGATGCAGTCGAAGAACTCGATCGCCATGCTGACCTCGTTCAACGAGATCAACCTGGGCAAGGTCATGGCCATGCGCAAGGAGCTGGTCGAGCAGTTCGAGAAGACCCACGGCATCAAGCTGGGCTTCATGAGCTTCTTCGTGAAGGCCGCCTGCGAAGCGCTCAAGCGCCATCCGATCATCAATGCCTCGGTGGACGGCAACGACGTCATCTATCACGGCTACCAGGACATTTCGGTCGCCGTCTCCACCGACAAGGGCCTGGTCACGCCGGTCCTGCGCGACGCCCAGCACATGAGCTTCGCCGAAGTCGAACGCCAGATCGCCGGCTATGCCAAGAAGGCGCGTGAAGGTGGTCTGACCCTGGACGACCTCGCCGGCGGCACTTTCACCATCACCAATGGCGGCACCTTCGGCTCGCTGTTCTCCACGCCGATCGTCAACCCGCCGCAGAGCGCCATCCTGGGCATGCACGCCATCAAGGACCGCGCCATCGTCGAGAACGGCCAGGTCGTGGCCGCCCCGATGATGTACGTGGCGCTCAGCTACGATCACCGCATCATCGACGGCAAGGATGCCGTGCTGTTCCTCGTCGACATCAAGAACCAGCTCGAAAACCCGCACAAGATGCTGCTGGGCCTCTGA